In Pseudobacter ginsenosidimutans, the following are encoded in one genomic region:
- the rplK gene encoding 50S ribosomal protein L11 codes for MAKEITGFVKLQVKGGQANPAPPVGPALGSKGINIMEFCKQFNARTQDKMGKVLPVLITVYSDKSFDFVIKTPPAAVQLLEAAKLQSGSKEPNRNKVGKVNWSQVEAIAKDKMPDLNCFTLESAMKMVAGTARSMGITVDGNAPWEN; via the coding sequence ATGGCAAAAGAAATTACCGGCTTCGTAAAGCTGCAGGTAAAAGGTGGTCAGGCGAATCCTGCCCCTCCTGTAGGTCCTGCATTAGGTTCCAAGGGTATCAATATCATGGAATTCTGCAAGCAGTTCAATGCTCGCACACAGGATAAAATGGGAAAAGTTCTCCCCGTTCTCATCACTGTTTACTCCGACAAGTCTTTCGATTTCGTTATTAAAACTCCACCGGCGGCCGTTCAGTTGCTCGAAGCAGCTAAACTGCAGAGTGGTTCCAAAGAGCCTAACCGTAATAAGGTTGGTAAAGTGAACTGGAGCCAGGTTGAGGCAATTGCAAAAGACAAGATGCCTGACCTGAACTGCTTCACCCTGGAAAGCGCCATGAAAATGGTTGCTGGTACAGCCCGCAGCATGGGAATTACTGTTGATGGTAATGCCCCCTGGGAAAACTAA
- the rplA gene encoding 50S ribosomal protein L1, protein MAIAKKRKVADTKLDKNKIYSLKEASSLVKDVNTTKFDASVDLHIRLGVDPKKADQAIRGTVTLPHGTGKTKRVLVLCTPDKEADAKAAGADYVGLDEFVQKIEGGWVDIDVIVATPAVMPKIGKLGKILGPRNLMPNPKTGTVTNDVAAAVTEVKGGKIAFKVDKAGIVHASIGRVSFTPEKIAENGTELINALLKAKPSSAKGTYLKSVFMASSMSPGIAVDTKSLIN, encoded by the coding sequence ATGGCAATCGCTAAAAAAAGAAAAGTAGCTGACACCAAGCTCGACAAAAATAAAATATACTCACTGAAGGAAGCTTCTTCACTGGTGAAGGATGTAAACACAACCAAGTTCGACGCTTCTGTTGATCTGCATATCCGTCTGGGCGTTGACCCCAAGAAGGCTGACCAGGCTATCCGCGGAACAGTAACCCTGCCCCACGGTACCGGTAAAACCAAAAGAGTACTGGTTCTTTGCACTCCTGATAAAGAAGCTGATGCAAAAGCAGCAGGCGCTGACTACGTAGGTCTGGATGAATTTGTACAAAAGATCGAAGGCGGATGGGTTGATATCGATGTTATCGTTGCAACTCCTGCCGTAATGCCTAAGATCGGTAAACTGGGTAAGATCCTCGGTCCCCGTAACCTGATGCCTAACCCTAAGACCGGAACTGTTACCAATGATGTGGCCGCAGCAGTAACTGAAGTGAAAGGCGGTAAGATCGCGTTCAAGGTTGACAAAGCCGGTATCGTTCACGCTTCCATCGGCCGCGTGAGCTTCACTCCGGAAAAGATCGCTGAGAACGGTACTGAACTGATCAACGCGCTTCTGAAGGCAAAGCCCTCTTCTGCTAAAGGTACTTACCTGAAGAGCGTGTTCATGGCCAGCTCCATGAGCCCCGGTATTGCTGTAGACACAAAATCATTGATCAACTAA
- the rplJ gene encoding 50S ribosomal protein L10, which yields MNKQEKNEVIEVLKGKFSQYNNFYITNTESLTVEQVGKLRRICFDKNVEMKVAKNTLIRKALESLDSSRFSGMFDSLNGVTAIMFSENAKEPALIISDFRAKGPKDFNKPVLKAAFIDGDVFAGDEQLKVLTTLKSKNDLIGDIIGMLQSPAKNVISGLNAGNKLAGLVKALEERAQ from the coding sequence ATGAACAAGCAAGAAAAAAATGAAGTGATTGAAGTACTGAAGGGAAAATTTTCCCAGTACAACAATTTCTATATCACCAATACAGAGAGCCTCACTGTAGAGCAGGTTGGTAAACTCCGTCGCATTTGCTTCGACAAGAATGTTGAAATGAAAGTGGCTAAGAACACCTTGATCCGCAAAGCCCTCGAAAGCCTGGACTCCAGCCGTTTCTCCGGTATGTTTGACTCCCTCAACGGGGTTACTGCCATCATGTTCTCTGAGAACGCGAAAGAACCAGCACTGATCATCTCTGACTTCCGCGCTAAAGGTCCAAAAGACTTCAACAAGCCTGTACTGAAAGCTGCCTTCATCGATGGCGACGTATTCGCCGGCGACGAACAACTGAAAGTACTGACTACCCTGAAGAGCAAGAACGACCTCATCGGAGATATCATCGGTATGCTCCAGTCTCCTGCCAAGAATGTTATCAGCGGCCTGAACGCCGGCAACAAACTGGCTGGTTTGGTGAAAGCACTCGAAGAAAGAGCACAGTAA